The following proteins are encoded in a genomic region of Vanessa cardui chromosome W, ilVanCard2.1, whole genome shotgun sequence:
- the LOC124542623 gene encoding uncharacterized protein LOC124542623, with protein sequence MDSIKHSIAQLTEHFNSKMAEFQQNLNSNMPATSPTSNIVSQFNAFRSFVLTALEGLQLQVELLSKKCDQIEMRSRRKMLLVHGVPEANKENLSANVSQLLSKHLKLPELSVDSISRCHRLGSSAPEKPRVILIKFQDPIMRNKVWYAKTSLKNTGVTLSEFLTKERHDVFVAARQRLGINKCWTRDGNIVIIGPDGKRHQITSMAELNMYSTATVPQQVSARTATSSNTNTQENKNSQGVRPKRNLKK encoded by the coding sequence ATGGACTCTATTAAACACTCAATTGCACAACTAACAGAACATTTCAACTCTAAAATGGCTGAATTCCAACAAAATTTGAATTCTAATATGCCAGCCACCAGTCCGACTTCCAACATAGTCTCCCAGTTTAATGCTTTCCGAAGTTTTGTCTTAACTGCTCTGGAAGGACTTCAGCTGCAAGTCGAGCTCCTTTCCAAAAAGTGTGATCAAATTGAAATGAGAAGTAGACGGAAAATGCTCCTGGTGCATGGGGTTCCGGAAGCCAACAAAGAAAACTTATCGGCTAATGTCAGTCAGCTGCTGTCTAAACATCTCAAGTTGCCAGAGTTATCAGTGGATTCTATCAGTCGCTGCCATCGTTTGGGTTCTTCGGCTCCTGAGAAACCAAGGGTCATCCTTATTAAGTTCCAAGATCCAATCATGCGTAACAAAGTGTGGTATGCAAAAACCAGTCTGAAGAACACTGGGGTTACGCTGTCTGAGTTTCTAACAAAGGAACGTCATGACGTCTTCGTGGCTGCCAGACAGCGTCTTGGTATCAACAAATGTTGGACTAGAGATGGCAACATAGTTATTATTGGTCCAGATGGTAAGCGTCACCAAATTACGTCTATGGCGGAGCTGAATATGTATTCCACTGCTACGGTGCCTCAACAAGTTTCAGCTAGGACTGCAACCTCATCCAACACCAATACCCAAGAGAACAAGAATTCGCAGGGAGTCCGACCGAAAAGGAACTTAAAGAAGTAA